A portion of the Stigmatella aurantiaca DW4/3-1 genome contains these proteins:
- a CDS encoding chemotaxis protein CheW yields the protein MNSSPSAAALSQYLSFFLAGEEYALGILQVKEIVEYSAVTRVPGAPPWLRGVTNLRGSVLPVVDLAVKLGLPPSTVTRRACIVVVEVALRGEKLVMGLLADTIGQVLDFTPEELEPLPAFGTPIPLDFLTGMGRVGTQFVLLLDIGQLLGVPELQAAEALKPAEPALERFPRRGTP from the coding sequence ATGAATTCATCTCCCTCTGCCGCGGCCCTGTCGCAGTACCTCAGCTTCTTTCTGGCGGGGGAGGAGTATGCGCTGGGGATCCTCCAGGTGAAGGAGATCGTCGAATACAGCGCCGTGACGCGCGTTCCCGGTGCGCCCCCGTGGCTTCGAGGGGTTACCAACCTGCGGGGCAGCGTGTTGCCCGTCGTGGATCTGGCGGTGAAGCTCGGTTTGCCGCCCAGCACGGTCACCCGCCGGGCCTGCATCGTCGTCGTCGAGGTGGCGCTCCGGGGCGAGAAGCTGGTGATGGGCCTGCTCGCAGACACCATCGGTCAGGTGCTGGACTTCACGCCGGAGGAGCTGGAGCCGCTGCCCGCCTTCGGGACTCCCATCCCCCTCGATTTCCTCACGGGCATGGGCCGGGTGGGCACCCAGTTCGTCCTGTTGTTGGACATCGGCCAGCTCCTCGGCGTCCCGGAGCTTCAGGCCGCCGAGGCACTGAAGCCCGCCGAGCCCGCCCTGGAGCGCTTTCCCAGGAGGGGAACCCCGTGA
- a CDS encoding chemotaxis protein CheA produces the protein MHPDDMESLRGIFRAEARELLIGMERAILLLESTADPEVPKGLFRAVHTLKGNCLMMGFPDASELVHAVEDLLQMYVARTLSASAAVVTLLLQSVDALRMLLGVPGEGRVAADIDPAVIQGRLLQTARAGGVTEAPPVLGKVRGFSSEVPPESPAPERTLRVGLDRLDRLLDLTGEIAISRGRLTTMLEQADRHAPAELLEAHREMDRLYLDLQDLVLKTRLVPIGRAFQPFARTLWELGLATGKQVRLEVSGEDVEVDTTVVELIRDPLTHLVRNAVDHGIESPSVRQARGKPHTGTLRIQARHEAGAIVVQVSDDGVGLNRERILQKARATGLLGPNEDREDSELFQLIFAPGFSTAERVTELSGRGIGMDVVWRNIEMLRGTISIETREGLGTTFTLRLPLTLSIIEGFCVGVGEDTYVLPLENVFECVELPPEERGSGATGLLHLRGRALPYLRLREHFACEGPRSERESVVIVGHGQEYRAGLAVDALLGQAQTVIKPLNKVFQHLPGLAGSAILGTGRVALVLDVSSLLRSLLPSPIIRVA, from the coding sequence ATGCATCCCGATGACATGGAGTCACTGCGCGGGATCTTCCGCGCCGAGGCGCGGGAGCTGCTCATCGGGATGGAACGCGCCATCCTCCTGTTGGAGTCCACCGCGGACCCCGAGGTTCCCAAGGGGCTCTTTCGCGCCGTCCACACCCTCAAGGGCAACTGCTTGATGATGGGGTTCCCGGACGCCTCCGAGCTGGTCCACGCCGTCGAGGATCTGTTGCAGATGTACGTGGCCCGCACCCTGTCGGCGAGCGCGGCCGTGGTCACCCTGTTGCTTCAGTCGGTGGATGCGCTCCGCATGTTGCTCGGGGTGCCGGGAGAGGGCCGGGTGGCGGCCGACATCGATCCGGCGGTCATCCAGGGACGGCTCCTGCAAACGGCCCGCGCGGGGGGCGTGACCGAGGCGCCGCCCGTGCTGGGGAAGGTGCGCGGTTTTTCCTCCGAGGTGCCCCCGGAGTCCCCGGCCCCGGAGCGCACCTTGAGGGTGGGGCTGGACCGGCTGGACCGGCTGTTGGACCTGACGGGAGAGATCGCCATCTCGCGGGGGCGGCTGACAACCATGTTGGAGCAGGCGGACCGCCATGCCCCGGCGGAGTTGCTGGAGGCGCACCGGGAGATGGACCGGTTGTACTTGGATCTCCAGGACCTGGTGTTGAAGACGAGGCTGGTGCCCATTGGAAGGGCCTTTCAGCCCTTCGCCCGAACGCTGTGGGAGCTGGGCCTCGCGACGGGCAAGCAGGTGCGGCTGGAGGTGAGTGGGGAGGACGTGGAGGTGGACACCACGGTGGTGGAGCTCATCCGGGATCCCCTCACGCACCTGGTGCGCAATGCGGTAGATCATGGCATCGAGTCGCCGTCCGTTCGTCAGGCGCGAGGCAAGCCGCACACCGGGACCCTGCGGATTCAGGCCCGGCACGAGGCCGGGGCCATTGTCGTCCAGGTGTCGGATGACGGGGTGGGGCTGAACCGGGAGCGCATTCTGCAGAAGGCCCGGGCCACGGGGCTGCTGGGCCCGAACGAGGACCGGGAGGACTCGGAGCTGTTCCAGCTCATCTTCGCGCCGGGGTTCTCCACCGCCGAGCGTGTCACCGAGCTGTCGGGCCGGGGCATCGGCATGGATGTGGTGTGGCGCAACATCGAGATGCTGCGGGGCACCATCTCCATCGAGACGCGGGAGGGGCTCGGGACGACGTTCACCCTGCGGCTGCCGTTGACCCTGTCGATCATCGAGGGGTTCTGCGTGGGGGTGGGCGAGGACACCTATGTCCTGCCCCTGGAGAACGTCTTCGAGTGTGTCGAGCTGCCCCCCGAGGAGCGCGGCTCCGGCGCCACCGGGCTGCTCCACCTGCGGGGCCGCGCGCTGCCGTACCTGCGCCTGCGAGAGCACTTCGCTTGCGAGGGCCCGCGCTCGGAGCGCGAGAGCGTCGTCATCGTGGGACATGGCCAGGAGTACCGGGCGGGACTCGCGGTGGATGCGCTGCTGGGACAGGCGCAGACGGTCATCAAGCCGCTCAACAAGGTCTTCCAGCATCTGCCAGGGCTCGCGGGCTCCGCCATCCTGGGCACGGGCCGGGTGGCCCTCGTGCTCGACGTCTCTTCGCTCCTTCGCAGCCTTCTGCCGAGTCCCATCATCCGCGTGGCCTGA
- a CDS encoding chemotaxis protein CheD encodes MSTATKKVASLRPRAAAALQRLTACTQPSQALEVLGEIVSQLIGCEEYALLALDPVGRSLSHVTSMGLPREHLQNLLPLRGILGQVALGGVPHFRGRTSAAGASAHEAGLTACVPIRRGERIHGVLALFRLLPQKWGLEEEDLELLTLFSENGVLAFSAEEAVLPPEQAVAPGSSVPSAGGRTLYLHPGDIFVSGTSAEVTTVLGSSIAVSLWDAHLRRGGLSHFLLPKAPALQVPSIRYGDLAIPSLVDQLSRLGSQRQHLQAGMFGGAILEGPGPETGASLGHRNTQLARTLLRELDIPLVAEDVGGAFGRKLRFRTEDGTVLLKTLRGG; translated from the coding sequence ATGTCGACCGCCACGAAGAAGGTTGCGTCCCTCCGTCCCCGGGCCGCCGCCGCGCTCCAGCGGCTGACGGCCTGCACCCAGCCGTCACAGGCCCTGGAGGTCCTGGGAGAGATCGTCTCGCAGCTCATCGGCTGCGAGGAATACGCGCTGCTGGCGTTGGACCCGGTGGGCCGGAGCCTCTCGCACGTCACCTCCATGGGCCTGCCGCGGGAGCACCTTCAGAACCTCTTGCCACTCCGGGGCATTCTGGGCCAGGTCGCGCTCGGGGGGGTCCCGCACTTCAGGGGACGGACCAGCGCCGCGGGCGCGAGCGCGCACGAGGCGGGGCTGACCGCCTGTGTCCCCATCCGGAGGGGAGAGCGCATCCATGGGGTGCTCGCGCTCTTCCGGCTGCTTCCCCAGAAGTGGGGGCTCGAGGAGGAAGACCTCGAATTGCTGACCCTCTTCTCCGAGAACGGCGTGCTGGCCTTCTCGGCGGAAGAGGCCGTGCTGCCGCCCGAGCAGGCCGTGGCGCCGGGATCTTCCGTTCCGTCTGCCGGGGGGCGCACCCTCTACCTTCATCCAGGAGACATCTTTGTCTCCGGCACGTCCGCCGAGGTGACCACCGTCCTGGGCTCGAGCATCGCCGTGTCCTTGTGGGATGCGCACCTGCGCCGAGGCGGCCTGAGCCACTTCTTGTTGCCCAAGGCTCCCGCCTTGCAGGTCCCTTCCATCCGCTATGGAGACCTGGCCATTCCCTCGCTGGTGGACCAACTGTCCCGCCTGGGCAGCCAGCGGCAACACCTGCAAGCGGGGATGTTTGGGGGGGCGATCCTGGAAGGCCCTGGGCCCGAGACGGGCGCGAGCCTGGGTCACCGCAACACCCAGCTGGCCCGGACACTCCTGAGGGAACTGGACATTCCCCTCGTCGCCGAGGACGTGGGAGGGGCTTTCGGCCGCAAGCTACGCTTTCGCACCGAGGATGGGACGGTGTTGCTCAAGACACTAAGGGGTGGGTGA
- a CDS encoding response regulator, producing MSTQKKILLVDDSPTVLLMERLLLQGEPYALLSASSGMEAVRAALAQQPDLILMDVVMPGMDGFEACRILRSDEATRTTPIILVTTKASLEHVERGYESGCSDYVTKPFNGNELRAKIENFLGR from the coding sequence ATGTCCACTCAAAAAAAGATCCTGTTGGTTGATGATTCACCTACCGTCCTCCTCATGGAGCGGTTGCTCCTGCAAGGAGAGCCCTACGCCTTGCTGAGTGCCAGCAGCGGCATGGAGGCGGTCAGGGCCGCGCTTGCGCAGCAGCCGGATCTCATCCTCATGGACGTGGTGATGCCCGGGATGGACGGCTTCGAGGCGTGCCGGATTCTCCGCTCCGATGAAGCCACCCGCACCACGCCCATCATCCTGGTGACGACGAAGGCGAGCCTGGAGCACGTGGAGCGGGGCTACGAGAGCGGTTGTAGCGACTACGTCACCAAGCCATTCAATGGGAATGAGTTGAGGGCGAAGATCGAAAACTTCCTGGGACGCTAG